In Triticum urartu cultivar G1812 chromosome 6, Tu2.1, whole genome shotgun sequence, the following proteins share a genomic window:
- the LOC125515931 gene encoding 2-methylene-furan-3-one reductase — MQAFLAYSILPNPCSRSFFPRPTNRPQFLLSSVSESRTGAAPTARRCGGTGRSVVTAASSSPAVATTATDVPGTMKAWAYEEYGDASVLKLDEAVSVPAVGEDQVLVRVAAAALNPVDSKRRMGKFKATDSPLPTVPGYDMAGVVVKVGSQVKSLKEGDEVYGHISEKVLEGPKQFGSLAEYTAVEEKLVALKPKSIDFAQAAGLPLAIETAHEGLERAGFSAGKSILVLGGAGGVGTLVIQLAKQVYGASKVAATASTPKLELLKSLGADVAIDYTKENFEDMPEKYDVVFDAVGQGEKAVKVVKEGGSVVVLTGAVAPPGFRFVVTSDGSVLAKLNPYLEAGKVKPVVDPKGPFPFSQVVEAFSYLETGRATGKVVISPVP; from the exons ATGCAAGCATTCCTCGCCTACTCGATCCTTCCGAATCCATGCTCCAGATCCTTCTTCCCGCGTCCAACAAATCGACCCCAGTTCCTCCTGTCCTCGGTTTCGGAATCGAGGACGGGTGCTGCTCCCACCGCGAGAAGATGCGGTGGGACGGGCCGGAGCGTGGTGACCGCGGCGTCATCGTCCCCGGCGGTGGCCACCACGGCGACGGACGTTCCCGGGACGATGAAGGCCTGGGCGTACGAAGAGTACGGGGACGCCAGCGTGCTTAAGCTCGACGAGGCCGTGTCGGtgccggcggtgggcgaggaccaGGTGCTGGTCAGGGTGGCGGCCGCGGCGCTCAACCCCGTCGACTCCAAGCGGCGTATGGGCAAGTTCAAGGCCACCGACTCCCCACTCCCG ACTGTTCCAGGGTACGACATGGCCGGAGTGGTGGTCAAGGTCGGCAGCCAGGTGAAGAGCCTCAAGGAAGGCGACGAGGTGTACGGCCACATCAGCGAGAAGGTCCTGGAGGGACCCAAGCAGTTCGGCTCGCTGGCAGAGTACACCGCCGTGGAGGAGAAGCTGGTGGCCCTCAAGCCCAAGAGCATCGACTTCGCGCAGGCCGCCGGTCTGCCGCTCGCCATCGAGACCGCCCATGAGGGCCTCGAGAGGGCAGGCTTCTCCGCCGGCAAGTCCATCCTTGTCCTCGGCGGCGCCGGCGGAGTCGGGACCCTTGTCATCCAG CTGGCGAAGCAAGTTTACGGCGCGTCGAaggtggcggcgacggcgagcaCCCCGAAGCTGGAGCTCCTGAAAAGCCTGGGGGCCGACGTGGCCATCGACTACACCAAGGAGAACTTCGAGGACATGCCGGAGAAGTACGACGTCGTGTTCGACGCAGTCG GCCAGGGCGAGAAGGCGGTCAAGGTGGTGAAGGAGGGCGGCAGCGTGGTGGTGCTCACCGGCGCGGTCGCGCCCCCGGGGTTCCGGTTCGTGGTCACCTCCGACGGGTCCGTCCTGGCGAAGCTCAACCCTTACCTCGAGGCCGGCAAGGTGAAGCCGGTGGTCGACCCCAAGGGGCCCTTCCCCTTCTCCCAGGTCGTGGAGGCGTTTTCCTACCTCGAGACCGGGCGAGCCACCGGCAAAGTAGTCATCTCACCTGTTCCATGA